Proteins from one Mesotoga infera genomic window:
- a CDS encoding glycerophosphodiester phosphodiesterase family protein produces MEKRPLLLGHRGMGTGEGENSLLSLVRAIQIGADGVELDVHSTRDGVLVVTHDRDLNRTLGVDITVPESSYRVLKKKGLFSPEKLTTLEKVYLELPDTAFINVEIKDPLAAPLAVPLVRSFNALDRTLFSSFHHGCLLEIRKQCNDAKIGLLIGEDARGKDPMSYFGELLSVYKPYSMNLPVQMFEEVGFKKSVEFIKLLRKTGIAVALWTLDDPDLLLKLEGEIDIVITDNLQGMIALTGGRTSGKRG; encoded by the coding sequence ATGGAAAAGAGACCACTCTTGCTGGGGCACAGGGGAATGGGAACAGGAGAAGGGGAGAACTCTCTTCTTTCACTCGTGAGGGCGATTCAGATAGGCGCCGACGGCGTGGAGCTCGATGTTCACTCGACCAGAGATGGAGTTCTGGTGGTGACACACGACCGTGATCTCAACAGAACCCTCGGTGTCGATATTACGGTTCCTGAAAGTAGTTACAGAGTATTGAAAAAGAAAGGGCTGTTTTCTCCGGAGAAGTTGACGACTCTCGAAAAGGTCTATCTGGAACTTCCCGACACGGCCTTTATAAATGTAGAGATAAAGGATCCTCTGGCGGCTCCTCTGGCTGTTCCGTTGGTCCGGAGCTTCAACGCTCTCGATAGAACGCTATTTTCATCTTTTCATCACGGCTGCCTGCTTGAAATCCGCAAACAGTGCAACGATGCGAAGATCGGTCTTCTGATCGGGGAAGATGCCAGAGGCAAAGACCCCATGTCTTATTTTGGGGAGTTGTTGTCCGTCTATAAGCCTTACTCGATGAATCTTCCAGTTCAAATGTTCGAGGAAGTGGGTTTCAAAAAAAGCGTGGAATTCATAAAACTCCTTCGAAAGACGGGAATTGCCGTAGCTCTTTGGACTCTGGACGACCCCGATTTACTGCTCAAGTTGGAGGGCGAAATCGATATTGTCATAACCGACAACTTGCAGGGCATGATAGCACTTACCGGAGGAAGGACCTCTGGAAAGCGAGGGTGA
- a CDS encoding YdcF family protein, translating to MRLFYIEKILSSILTPPGLIILILLILALTLLRKKDARGIKAAGIVLLVLTIFGYLLSTGLGTYLYLRPLEKEYPVPKSVSGQVIVVLSGGVVITPAGQVLDNHSVARLSAALKLHLQTKLPIIVSGSFVPGRNTLPVAELMRDWLLGQGVSTSRILVEPQARNTWENAEYTARLCSQSGWKSVILVTSAVHMKRAVKSFEKFGLTVTPYPTDYLYDHTDFGFVDILPSRDALNANLAAIHEFFGQIRYAFMNP from the coding sequence ATGAGATTGTTCTATATCGAGAAGATACTTTCCTCAATATTGACACCGCCTGGCCTAATTATCCTCATCCTACTGATCTTAGCGCTGACTCTTCTTAGAAAAAAAGATGCCCGCGGGATAAAGGCCGCCGGAATCGTTCTGCTGGTTCTCACTATCTTTGGATATCTTCTTTCAACAGGGCTGGGAACGTACCTCTATCTGCGACCGCTCGAAAAAGAGTACCCGGTACCAAAATCGGTGAGCGGTCAGGTTATAGTTGTTCTCAGCGGCGGAGTGGTCATAACTCCAGCTGGCCAGGTGCTGGACAATCACAGCGTGGCCCGGCTGAGCGCGGCTTTGAAACTCCACCTTCAAACCAAGCTGCCGATAATAGTCTCCGGATCATTCGTGCCCGGAAGGAACACTCTACCGGTGGCCGAGCTGATGAGGGACTGGTTGCTCGGGCAGGGAGTTAGCACCTCCAGAATTCTGGTGGAACCGCAGGCGAGAAACACCTGGGAGAACGCGGAATATACCGCCAGACTTTGCTCACAAAGCGGCTGGAAGAGTGTGATCCTCGTCACGTCTGCCGTACATATGAAGAGGGCTGTGAAATCCTTCGAGAAATTCGGCCTGACCGTTACACCATATCCTACCGATTACCTGTATGACCATACGGACTTTGGATTTGTGGATATTCTTCCTTCCAGAGACGCTTTGAACGCAAACCTTGCCGCGATTCACGAGTTTTTCGGTCAGATCAGGTACGCTTTCATGAATCCTTGA
- a CDS encoding C69 family dipeptidase encodes MCDTFVALGNSTLDGRTIFAKNSDREPNEPQYVFFYPRMECDSKELYTTSQKIKQVEKTYAVLISKPSWMWGGEMGVNENGVAIGNEAIFTREMVSRQGLLGMDILRIALERSESAEQAVTVITDLIQRYGQGESAGYTKAIFYHNSYIVADRETAWVLETSDRYWTAERVKDCASISNCLTIAGTGELQHPETVGNALEKGWCKRAEDFGFKKCYEKKFFSWLSGGEARRRRTMNLVGEKDLDLKKTFEILRDHGGSRLFGSMKNICMHAGTGLVSSQTTGSMVVVLGEKIEVWLTNTSAPCLSFYKPVWFDSDSSTLPFEKEADALNHWGNWEVFHRMAVTRYEKARQLWEQYCLPFEEELILHKDSLEHRDITAQAFDTGWKIAKKMASLLQGSPIEAGFFNRRYWEKKNRELQELKAKNFKRPGFV; translated from the coding sequence ATGTGTGATACCTTTGTGGCTCTGGGAAACTCCACGCTTGACGGCAGAACGATTTTCGCCAAAAACAGTGATAGAGAGCCGAATGAACCCCAATACGTCTTCTTCTATCCCCGGATGGAATGCGACAGCAAGGAGCTCTATACAACCTCCCAGAAGATAAAGCAGGTCGAAAAAACCTACGCGGTGCTCATCTCCAAGCCTTCATGGATGTGGGGCGGTGAGATGGGAGTGAACGAAAACGGCGTGGCAATCGGCAACGAGGCGATCTTCACCAGAGAGATGGTCAGCAGGCAAGGGTTACTGGGGATGGACATTCTCAGAATCGCCCTGGAAAGATCGGAAAGCGCCGAACAGGCCGTAACGGTTATCACCGATCTCATACAGAGGTACGGCCAGGGCGAAAGTGCAGGTTACACGAAAGCTATCTTCTACCACAACTCCTACATAGTGGCCGACAGGGAAACCGCCTGGGTTCTGGAGACTTCCGACAGATACTGGACCGCAGAGCGGGTGAAAGACTGCGCGTCGATCTCCAATTGTCTGACTATTGCGGGTACCGGGGAATTGCAACATCCGGAAACCGTCGGCAACGCACTGGAAAAGGGCTGGTGCAAAAGGGCCGAAGATTTCGGCTTCAAGAAATGCTACGAGAAGAAGTTCTTTTCATGGCTCTCCGGTGGAGAGGCCCGCCGGAGACGAACGATGAATCTTGTGGGAGAGAAAGATTTAGATTTGAAAAAGACTTTCGAAATACTGAGGGACCACGGCGGATCGCGGCTCTTCGGTTCCATGAAGAATATCTGTATGCACGCCGGCACCGGGTTGGTGAGTTCACAGACTACCGGCTCCATGGTCGTGGTTCTCGGTGAGAAGATCGAAGTCTGGTTAACCAATACCAGTGCGCCCTGTCTTTCTTTCTATAAACCCGTCTGGTTCGATTCCGATTCCTCGACCCTGCCCTTCGAGAAGGAAGCTGATGCGCTCAATCATTGGGGCAACTGGGAGGTCTTCCACCGTATGGCTGTGACCCGTTATGAGAAAGCCAGACAGTTGTGGGAGCAGTACTGTTTACCGTTCGAAGAGGAGTTGATCCTGCACAAAGATTCCCTGGAGCACCGCGATATCACCGCCCAGGCCTTCGATACGGGCTGGAAAATCGCGAAAAAAATGGCTTCCCTGCTCCAGGGGAGTCCCATAGAAGCCGGTTTTTTCAACAGGAGATACTGGGAGAAGAAAAACAGGGAGCTTCAGGAATTGAAGGCCAAGAACTTCAAGAGGCCCGGATTTGTCTGA
- a CDS encoding MBL fold metallo-hydrolase translates to MIRRILSGRMEENCYLIEEENGTVVIDPGIGTADRIIDFVGDKKLSILITHGHADHIFDIDRLKYDRIFVHPLDRERLLDAEKSLLNFFGRGPLRIDESAIVDCLQIGEKWRVIHTPGHTPGSCCYLYDGGILFTGDTVFMESIGRTDLPGGSEDAMIDSLRLLKEIFENGPDLKVFPGHGPGTDAREILIDNPFFR, encoded by the coding sequence ATGATAAGAAGAATCCTTTCCGGCAGGATGGAAGAGAACTGCTATCTGATCGAAGAAGAAAACGGGACAGTAGTTATAGATCCGGGAATAGGTACTGCCGACCGGATAATCGATTTTGTGGGAGACAAAAAACTCTCGATCCTTATAACGCATGGACATGCCGATCATATCTTCGATATTGACAGGTTAAAGTACGATCGAATCTTCGTCCATCCGCTCGACAGAGAGAGACTCCTCGACGCTGAAAAGAGCCTTCTGAATTTCTTTGGAAGGGGCCCTCTTAGGATAGACGAATCGGCCATCGTGGATTGCCTGCAAATCGGCGAAAAGTGGAGAGTGATACACACTCCCGGGCACACCCCCGGCTCGTGCTGCTATCTGTACGACGGCGGAATACTTTTCACCGGAGATACAGTCTTCATGGAATCCATAGGCAGAACCGATCTCCCCGGCGGTTCCGAAGACGCGATGATCGACAGCCTACGTCTGCTTAAGGAGATCTTCGAGAACGGACCGGACCTGAAGGTGTTTCCCGGTCACGGCCCCGGGACAGACGCCCGTGAAATTCTGATCGACAATCCTTTCTTCAGATAA
- a CDS encoding ABC-2 transporter permease, whose product MAVPVVLEEFINRFKGWISGASDLTELVGALSSLTVYTIVAFVVIGLSLLIFGRKLFAIFYAVLWTVIGSHVGYLWGQGMETLYTVELMILIGILLPLVAIKAREIFVFTMVLLGTGFFATYITQSLGAFQSLTILDPPFVLAGCLFGWLAVKFMDYVMIVSTSLVGAFLLMLAVSYFFRDITDLLTMLLVFLATSLFGIFLQMDIYLRNKKGHKKKKTVSKGAK is encoded by the coding sequence ATGGCCGTTCCCGTCGTTCTTGAAGAGTTCATAAATAGATTCAAAGGCTGGATTTCCGGTGCCAGCGATCTGACGGAGCTGGTGGGAGCTCTCTCTTCTCTCACGGTCTACACAATCGTAGCTTTCGTGGTGATAGGCCTTTCGCTTCTGATATTTGGAAGGAAACTCTTCGCGATTTTCTATGCCGTACTCTGGACAGTCATCGGATCTCATGTCGGTTATCTCTGGGGACAGGGAATGGAGACGCTGTACACGGTCGAGCTCATGATCCTTATCGGGATCCTTCTGCCGCTTGTGGCGATCAAGGCTAGAGAAATCTTCGTCTTTACGATGGTTCTCTTGGGAACGGGTTTTTTCGCAACGTATATCACCCAAAGCCTGGGCGCTTTTCAGAGTCTGACGATTCTCGATCCACCCTTCGTTCTGGCGGGCTGTCTTTTCGGCTGGCTGGCGGTTAAGTTCATGGATTACGTAATGATTGTATCTACCTCGTTGGTGGGAGCCTTTCTGTTGATGCTCGCGGTGAGTTATTTTTTCAGAGATATCACCGATCTTTTAACCATGCTGCTGGTCTTTCTTGCGACGTCTCTGTTCGGTATATTCCTTCAAATGGACATATATCTGAGAAATAAGAAGGGCCATAAGAAAAAGAAAACCGTATCGAAAGGAGCGAAGTGA
- a CDS encoding phosphoenolpyruvate carboxykinase (ATP) has protein sequence MSSSSRFTRSSIGKSNPLFSQTRTTIETAFYGNNVSTVISPCEAYKLAKSSAGTIVTDMPVYKPEKLGLEPDSKVLLFNDGAVTGRCASARRILGEPGVSEADYCAKIREAIYNTRKKKMYHVQGYIGLDQDFMIKAHLLVPEDYENIMYNWLLNFQPMNEFYNEMYENSKKFDDEGEIFVFSDPDWQHPEHPLGLSFFDPEHNCAAILGMRYFGEFKKGTLTLAWGCANRQGFAACHGGQKRYNLSDRKYVVSFFGLSGSGKSTLTHAKHGGKYDVTILHDDAFVISSKNGSSVALEPSYFDKTSDYPLCSDDNRYLLSVQNVGATQDENGNIVIVSEDIRNGNGRAIKSRLWSPNRVDKFDEPVDTIVWLMKDPSIPPVVKIEDPVLSSAMGATLATKRTSAERLAPGVDPNALVIEPYANPFRTYPLSDDFKRFLELFKKRKIDCYIFNTGHFGERKIPKELTLNILESIVEGKARFKKWEPFEELQIMELDGFTPDTSDEDYMKLLRDRLVDRFNFIKSRETERGGFDRLPSEAAEVFAKLIERLRY, from the coding sequence ATGTCAAGTAGTTCCAGATTTACAAGGAGCAGTATTGGAAAGTCTAATCCGCTCTTTTCTCAGACTAGAACTACCATCGAGACTGCCTTTTACGGCAACAATGTTTCAACGGTTATCTCTCCCTGTGAAGCTTACAAACTGGCGAAGAGTTCGGCCGGCACGATCGTGACCGATATGCCCGTCTACAAACCGGAAAAACTCGGCCTTGAGCCCGACTCGAAGGTGCTCCTGTTCAACGATGGCGCCGTTACAGGTCGTTGCGCTTCTGCAAGACGGATCCTCGGTGAACCGGGAGTGAGCGAGGCGGATTATTGTGCAAAAATAAGAGAGGCCATATACAACACCAGAAAGAAGAAGATGTACCATGTACAGGGTTATATCGGTCTTGATCAGGATTTCATGATCAAGGCACATCTCCTCGTTCCGGAGGATTACGAAAATATCATGTACAATTGGCTTTTGAATTTTCAGCCTATGAACGAGTTCTACAACGAGATGTACGAGAATTCGAAAAAGTTCGACGACGAGGGTGAGATATTCGTCTTCTCCGATCCCGACTGGCAACATCCGGAGCATCCCCTCGGGCTCAGTTTCTTCGATCCCGAACACAACTGCGCCGCCATTCTCGGTATGCGCTATTTCGGAGAATTCAAGAAAGGGACTCTGACGCTGGCCTGGGGTTGCGCCAACAGACAGGGCTTCGCGGCCTGTCATGGCGGTCAAAAGAGGTACAATTTATCCGATAGAAAATATGTCGTAAGCTTTTTCGGGCTCTCAGGATCGGGCAAATCGACACTGACCCATGCAAAGCACGGAGGGAAGTACGATGTAACCATACTTCACGACGACGCGTTCGTTATCTCCTCGAAAAATGGCTCTTCGGTCGCGCTCGAGCCTTCGTATTTCGACAAGACCTCCGATTATCCACTTTGCAGTGATGACAACAGGTACCTTCTCTCAGTTCAAAACGTCGGGGCAACACAGGACGAAAACGGTAATATAGTGATCGTTTCCGAAGATATTCGCAACGGAAACGGCAGGGCCATTAAATCCAGGCTATGGTCCCCCAACAGGGTCGATAAATTCGACGAACCGGTCGATACTATCGTGTGGCTAATGAAAGACCCTTCGATACCACCCGTCGTAAAAATCGAAGATCCAGTTCTTTCTTCGGCCATGGGAGCCACTCTAGCCACAAAAAGGACCTCGGCCGAGAGGCTCGCGCCCGGGGTAGATCCCAACGCTCTGGTTATAGAGCCTTACGCCAACCCGTTCAGAACTTATCCTCTATCGGATGATTTCAAAAGATTTCTCGAATTATTCAAGAAGAGGAAAATCGATTGCTACATATTCAATACCGGGCATTTTGGAGAGAGGAAGATTCCCAAAGAGTTGACCCTCAATATACTGGAGAGCATAGTCGAGGGTAAGGCCCGGTTCAAGAAGTGGGAACCTTTCGAAGAGTTGCAGATAATGGAACTGGACGGCTTCACTCCAGATACCAGCGACGAAGATTACATGAAACTTCTTAGAGACAGACTCGTTGACAGATTCAACTTCATTAAGAGTCGGGAAACCGAAAGAGGTGGCTTCGACAGACTGCCCAGCGAGGCCGCTGAAGTCTTCGCAAAGCTCATCGAAAGGCTCAGATACTGA
- a CDS encoding Lon protease family protein, which translates to MRKLNWREIDLKVTLPRKVKSTKSIDGLEEFIGQERAIKALETGLKIKARGYNIFVSGSTNTGRRTFVSRYLKKKAEGGETPGDWIYVYNFDDPRSPNSIPLKAGMGKSFQKEMGEFVEITINAISESFQSEDYQQKVSAIQSEQAENRSSLLKELIEKAREKDFTVQINQTGVATIPLWNGKPLTQEIYEALPEEYQKTISKKGEEVRELVNSYILRMSKMEKEYGEKFKELNRDVASFALEGHIKEMKDKFSESKEVTEFIDNLRGDLLDNLGVFFSQETDAKSFFGKRYAINLFVDNSGIKGKPIVEVTNANYSSLFGRIEYLARMGMLDTDHSMIRSGAIHRSNGGYLVLDAKSVLSEPYVWQTLKQLLFSGSEVIENLEHKIGLLSTVSLKPEPIPLDIKIIMIGEPWIYSMLSTMDTDFKKLFKIKAEFDWEMRFDGDTVGKLCGLICSIARENSLMDFDRDAVKEVIKKAIILSGNRKKVSTQFGALKQLLLESSAIAEINGGDMVSAGDVTRAWEEMKTRVSLYQDKVKEMFADSTLLVQTEGELIGEINGLTVVQTEDLSFGIPVKITAKVGPGNSGIVDIQKESELSGNIHDKAGLTIQGYMNSKYAREFPLSLNGSISFEQVYSVVDGDSASVAETIAFLSAIAEVPIKQSIAVTGSINQSGRIQPVGGVQFKVEGFYELCKLKGLNGKQGVAIPETNFDNLVLPDEIVQAIKSGRFNIWTVETVDEAIELLTGLKAGQPDGNGKYPEGTFNNLVMQRLERFYEISIQEKK; encoded by the coding sequence ATGCGAAAATTGAACTGGAGGGAAATCGATCTCAAAGTCACTTTGCCAAGAAAGGTGAAGTCAACTAAATCCATAGATGGACTGGAAGAGTTCATAGGACAGGAGCGCGCTATAAAGGCGCTGGAAACGGGACTTAAGATAAAGGCCAGGGGATACAACATCTTTGTGTCGGGATCGACCAACACCGGAAGAAGGACCTTCGTGAGCCGTTACTTGAAGAAAAAAGCCGAGGGTGGCGAAACGCCCGGCGACTGGATATATGTCTATAACTTCGACGATCCCAGATCGCCCAACTCGATCCCCCTGAAGGCTGGAATGGGGAAGAGCTTTCAGAAAGAAATGGGAGAATTCGTCGAAATAACTATAAACGCGATAAGCGAGAGCTTTCAGAGTGAGGACTACCAGCAGAAAGTGTCTGCCATACAGAGCGAGCAAGCGGAAAACCGATCGAGTTTGCTGAAAGAACTCATAGAAAAAGCCAGAGAAAAAGATTTCACAGTGCAGATAAATCAAACGGGGGTGGCAACGATCCCTCTCTGGAACGGAAAACCTTTGACACAGGAGATATACGAGGCCCTGCCTGAAGAGTACCAGAAAACGATAAGCAAAAAAGGCGAGGAAGTTAGAGAGCTGGTTAATTCCTACATCCTGAGAATGAGCAAAATGGAGAAGGAATACGGGGAGAAGTTCAAAGAGCTGAACCGGGATGTGGCGTCTTTCGCGCTGGAAGGGCATATCAAGGAGATGAAAGACAAGTTCAGCGAGAGCAAAGAGGTCACAGAATTCATCGATAACCTGCGGGGCGACCTTCTGGACAACCTAGGCGTTTTCTTCAGCCAGGAGACAGACGCCAAGAGTTTCTTCGGAAAGAGATACGCCATCAATCTCTTCGTTGACAATTCCGGTATAAAGGGCAAGCCCATCGTCGAAGTGACTAACGCGAATTACTCGAGTCTCTTTGGAAGGATAGAGTACCTGGCAAGGATGGGAATGCTGGACACAGACCACTCGATGATCCGCTCCGGGGCGATCCACCGTTCCAACGGAGGTTACCTTGTGCTCGACGCCAAGAGCGTTTTGAGCGAGCCATACGTCTGGCAGACATTGAAGCAGCTTCTCTTCTCCGGTTCGGAAGTCATCGAAAATCTGGAACACAAAATTGGATTGCTCTCGACAGTCAGTCTGAAACCCGAACCGATTCCGCTGGACATCAAGATCATAATGATAGGCGAACCCTGGATATACAGCATGTTGAGCACCATGGACACTGATTTCAAGAAGCTGTTCAAGATAAAGGCCGAATTCGACTGGGAGATGCGATTCGACGGTGACACGGTGGGGAAACTCTGCGGATTGATCTGTTCCATCGCTCGCGAAAATTCGCTCATGGATTTCGACAGGGATGCGGTGAAGGAAGTAATAAAGAAAGCGATAATACTTTCGGGAAACAGGAAGAAGGTTTCAACCCAGTTTGGAGCCCTTAAACAGCTTCTACTGGAGAGTTCGGCCATTGCAGAGATCAATGGCGGAGATATGGTCTCGGCCGGAGATGTTACTCGGGCCTGGGAAGAGATGAAGACGAGGGTTTCTCTGTACCAGGATAAAGTGAAGGAGATGTTCGCCGACTCCACGCTTCTCGTTCAAACCGAAGGCGAGCTGATCGGAGAGATAAATGGTTTGACGGTGGTACAGACTGAAGATCTATCGTTCGGAATACCGGTCAAAATAACCGCCAAGGTCGGTCCGGGGAACAGTGGCATAGTGGACATTCAGAAAGAATCGGAACTGAGCGGCAATATCCACGACAAGGCCGGCCTCACAATTCAGGGGTACATGAACTCGAAATATGCGCGGGAATTTCCCCTCAGCCTGAACGGATCGATCAGCTTCGAGCAGGTGTATTCGGTGGTCGATGGAGACAGCGCTTCCGTGGCCGAAACCATCGCTTTCCTTTCGGCGATTGCGGAGGTTCCCATAAAGCAATCGATAGCCGTTACGGGCTCGATAAATCAGAGCGGAAGAATTCAACCCGTCGGAGGAGTCCAGTTCAAAGTGGAAGGCTTTTACGAGCTCTGCAAGTTGAAGGGTCTCAACGGGAAACAGGGGGTGGCGATCCCCGAAACCAATTTCGACAATCTCGTTTTGCCCGATGAAATCGTTCAGGCCATAAAGAGTGGCAGGTTCAACATCTGGACTGTTGAAACCGTGGACGAGGCTATCGAGCTTTTGACCGGCCTGAAAGCGGGCCAACCCGACGGCAACGGGAAATATCCCGAAGGCACGTTCAACAACCTGGTTATGCAGAGGTTGGAGAGGTTCTATGAGATCTCGATACAGGAGAAGAAATAG
- a CDS encoding 2'-5' RNA ligase family protein: protein MKALVTLLPDRISEMVHLIWHELERDFNFRSVLVTPYPHFTYCVVEDSTEGLYEKIEATIESVDPFTVRTEYLGVFSGESPVVYIGIARIPELSRFHDALWRRFFGPERDAQDLYGIAHWIPHITLIFGRDLNRENFCPAMERLVFRDFHREFEVNNLAILSGSLEGGIEIEKIFYFRGKHTPDR from the coding sequence ATGAAGGCGCTGGTAACTCTTTTGCCCGATCGAATAAGCGAAATGGTTCACCTGATATGGCACGAGCTGGAGAGAGATTTCAATTTCCGCTCCGTGCTGGTAACTCCCTATCCCCACTTCACATACTGCGTCGTCGAGGATTCCACCGAAGGGCTCTACGAAAAAATCGAAGCGACTATTGAAAGCGTCGATCCCTTCACCGTCAGGACAGAGTACCTGGGCGTTTTTTCCGGAGAGAGCCCGGTGGTCTATATAGGTATAGCCCGAATTCCCGAATTATCCCGTTTTCACGATGCGCTGTGGAGAAGGTTTTTCGGTCCTGAAAGAGATGCTCAAGATCTGTACGGAATTGCGCACTGGATACCCCATATAACGCTGATTTTCGGCAGGGACCTCAACCGGGAAAACTTCTGCCCGGCGATGGAGAGACTCGTCTTCCGCGATTTTCACCGGGAATTCGAAGTCAACAATCTGGCGATTCTGAGCGGATCGCTCGAAGGTGGCATCGAGATCGAAAAGATATTCTATTTTCGAGGAAAACATACCCCGGACCGATAA
- a CDS encoding efflux RND transporter permease subunit, with the protein MIKLVSFATLTAVVVVLFLGIDGLYFEPSPGSFLSEDDPELMAFSRVAREFGDTGTVMVVLNSSGLSLEKLKEVTQKIDGLDWVNTVASVFDAVELGKLNLLTLQIPKTEYVYQSGEKLVLNMDILNDPFYRDLIISSDGEYYGVLITVASGNEFKSGSNILSLKATLKELGINEYRLIGESVANSTTFRSIMDLTFVYPPFIFLAIFTVYMVKFRRISLALLTLVPPAGAAVLVVGIMGLIKTQINSLTVMIPSFIVIIGSAYGMHFLSRFQENCAKQENPIRRTIHEERVPILFSALTTMAGFSSYILLDMRAFRDMGILVCVGIFSSAVFTLIILPGLVSTKWCASVVLTASPVEISPKIRKALMWVIVVMSAISPLLIMTIPMNIDQYAFFKENSEIRRNAEKMKEAFGWLTNYTLMITPKSGGKLAITGEQASQLVDFQKELEALEGISKVLSPVDISRQTNIPLPLLIRVLDNTGVLGSATSLMISQRAMRINLFSPTSDSLSAEKLKDSVKELIARYPLLDEKFDFTLAGTTLIWKSVNSSVVSNQIQSLVVSFALILLLLFTIFKSVKSTFIATIPIALTTLFNFIFMALFRISLSISTALISGMLMGLVIDYAIHFTIWLRRFGDPERAYHQTAAAIFTNGLSLIAGFSVLLLTPLLLYVDVAKLMVSGLAVGMTFTLILLPEIAARRWKKDKLQGDA; encoded by the coding sequence ATGATAAAGCTGGTCTCCTTCGCCACGCTGACTGCAGTCGTGGTAGTCCTGTTTCTTGGTATAGATGGTCTCTATTTCGAACCGTCTCCGGGATCCTTTCTCAGCGAGGATGATCCCGAGCTGATGGCTTTTAGCCGTGTCGCGCGGGAGTTTGGAGACACGGGAACGGTGATGGTGGTGCTGAACTCGTCCGGTCTCTCGCTCGAGAAGTTGAAAGAGGTCACTCAAAAGATCGACGGACTCGACTGGGTCAACACGGTAGCCTCCGTGTTCGATGCCGTCGAGTTGGGAAAGCTAAACCTCCTGACGTTGCAGATACCTAAAACGGAGTATGTCTACCAATCAGGCGAAAAACTGGTTCTGAATATGGATATTCTAAACGATCCCTTCTATAGAGACCTGATAATATCTTCCGATGGCGAGTATTACGGCGTTCTGATAACCGTTGCGAGTGGAAATGAATTCAAGAGCGGTTCAAATATACTCTCACTGAAAGCCACTTTGAAAGAACTGGGTATAAATGAATACAGATTGATAGGCGAGAGTGTAGCCAATTCGACGACCTTCAGGTCGATAATGGACCTGACCTTCGTATATCCACCTTTCATCTTTCTCGCAATCTTCACCGTTTACATGGTCAAATTCAGAAGGATCTCGCTTGCCCTCCTCACGCTCGTTCCTCCTGCAGGAGCCGCCGTTCTGGTCGTCGGGATAATGGGTTTGATCAAGACGCAGATCAACAGCCTCACGGTGATGATACCGTCTTTCATTGTGATAATCGGAAGCGCCTATGGCATGCACTTCCTATCGAGATTCCAGGAAAACTGCGCTAAACAGGAAAACCCTATAAGGCGAACCATTCACGAAGAGAGGGTGCCTATCCTTTTTTCTGCCCTCACAACGATGGCCGGTTTCTCTTCGTACATCCTTCTGGATATGCGGGCGTTCCGTGATATGGGGATACTGGTCTGCGTAGGAATCTTCTCCTCGGCCGTTTTCACGTTGATCATACTTCCAGGACTGGTATCGACTAAATGGTGCGCCAGTGTCGTTCTCACGGCTTCCCCGGTGGAGATCTCGCCGAAGATCAGAAAGGCTTTGATGTGGGTGATTGTGGTGATGTCGGCGATATCACCGTTGTTGATAATGACGATTCCTATGAATATAGATCAATATGCCTTCTTCAAAGAGAATTCCGAGATTCGCAGGAACGCCGAGAAGATGAAAGAGGCCTTTGGCTGGTTAACCAACTACACGCTTATGATCACACCCAAAAGCGGCGGGAAACTGGCCATAACCGGAGAGCAGGCAAGTCAACTGGTCGATTTCCAGAAAGAACTGGAAGCGCTGGAGGGTATATCCAAAGTACTCAGCCCTGTCGATATCTCCCGACAGACCAACATCCCACTGCCTTTACTTATAAGGGTTCTGGACAACACCGGCGTTCTAGGAAGCGCGACCTCGCTTATGATAAGCCAAAGAGCCATGAGGATAAACCTCTTTTCTCCGACCAGCGACAGCCTCAGCGCGGAGAAACTTAAGGACTCTGTGAAAGAGCTGATCGCGAGGTACCCGCTTCTCGACGAAAAATTCGATTTCACCCTCGCCGGTACGACATTGATATGGAAGAGCGTTAACTCGTCGGTGGTGTCCAACCAGATACAGAGCCTGGTGGTCTCTTTCGCACTAATACTCCTTTTGCTTTTCACGATCTTCAAAAGCGTAAAATCCACTTTTATCGCCACTATACCTATCGCGCTGACCACTCTTTTCAACTTCATCTTCATGGCCCTATTCAGAATAAGCCTGAGCATCTCAACGGCCCTTATTTCCGGGATGCTCATGGGTTTGGTGATCGATTACGCGATACACTTCACCATATGGCTCCGAAGATTCGGAGATCCCGAGAGAGCCTATCATCAGACGGCGGCTGCCATATTCACCAACGGATTGAGCCTAATCGCCGGCTTCTCCGTTCTTTTACTGACCCCACTGCTTCTGTACGTGGATGTTGCCAAATTGATGGTGAGCGGACTGGCGGTGGGGATGACATTCACTCTGATTCTCCTCCCGGAGATAGCGGCGAGGCGATGGAAAAAAGACAAACTGCAAGGTGACGCTTAA